The nucleotide sequence TTGTTCCCACGGCCGGTGGTGCACGCGCGCGGATACGCTGCTCGGTGTTGAGGGCATCCACATCAGCTCTGTCACGGCGACCGGGGCCGGCCTCGTTCTGGGCGTCGAGACCGGGGAAGACGTCACCGGTTGTCCGGACTGCGGCGTCGTTGCCGTGGGCCACGGCCGCCGGCCGGTCCGGCTCCACGACATCCCGTGTTTCGGCCGGCCGGTGCGGCTGCTCTGGGCGAAGCGCGTCTGGCGATGCCCGGACCCTGACTGCCCCAGAACGACGTTCACCGAGGAGCATCCAATGGCGGTATCCCGAGCGAAACTCACGACCAGGGCAGTCGGGTGGGCGACCGATGCGCTGCAGCGTTTCGACACCTCGGTTTCCGCTCTGGCCCATCAGCTCGGCGTTTCGTGGCACACCATCTGGGACGCTGTCCGAGTGGAAGCCTCCCGCCGGATCGCAGCGACGGACCGGCTGACAGGGGTGGACGCGCTCGGGGTTGATGAGCACGTCTGGTCCCACATCGGCCCACCGGGATCCGGCATGGTCACCGGGATCGTGGACCACACGCGCGACGCCCACGGTGTGGTGCACGCCAGGTTGCTGGACCTTGTCCCGGGCCGGTCCGGGAAGGCCTACGCCGACTGGCTCAAAGAGCGCGGGACCGGGTTCACCGCCGGAATCAAAACGGCTGCGCTGGATCCCTTCCGCGGCTACGCCAACGCGATCCGCGACGAGCTGCCCGAAGCCATCACCGTCCTGGATGCCTTCCATGTCGTGAAGTTAGGCTCAGCCATGGTCGATGAGGTCCGCCGCCGGGTCCAGCAGGACACCCTCGGGCACCGCGGCCGCAAGGGCGATCCGCTCTACGGCATCCGCCGGACCTTGCAGATCGGGGCCGAACACCTCACCGACAAACAGGCCGCCCGGCTCGACGCGAAGCTCACCCTCGGGGACCCGGACCACGAAGTCAGCCTGGCCTGGCAGTGCTACCAGAAGCTCCGAAACATCTACCACGCCAGACCGGAGAAGGGCCGCCAACTCGTCAGCGAGGTGATGGCCCAATTCCCGACCTGCCCGATCCCGGAAGTCGCCCGGCTCGGCAGGACACTCAAACAATGGAAGGCAGCGATCCTGGCCTACTTCGACACCTTCGGCGCCTCCAACGGCCCCACCGAAGCGATCAATGGGGTCATCGAAACCACCCGCAGAATAGCCCGCGGCTTCCGCAACTTCACCAACTACAGACTCCGATGCCTACTCGCAGCCGGCGGCCACCGCCCCTACCGAATCAACCAGACAAACCATGCCTAAATGCGAAGGGCCGGTTTGGTCTGAGGCGGCAGGATCTGAGAGAGCGTCGGGTTTGAGGCGGCAGGATGTGATGACGCGTTGGGTTAGAAGCCGCAGAAAGTGATACAGCGTCCCGGGTTAGCCGATCGATTGAAACGCTC is from Arthrobacter sp. QXT-31 and encodes:
- a CDS encoding ISL3 family transposase — translated: MNNSMSCSHGRWCTRADTLLGVEGIHISSVTATGAGLVLGVETGEDVTGCPDCGVVAVGHGRRPVRLHDIPCFGRPVRLLWAKRVWRCPDPDCPRTTFTEEHPMAVSRAKLTTRAVGWATDALQRFDTSVSALAHQLGVSWHTIWDAVRVEASRRIAATDRLTGVDALGVDEHVWSHIGPPGSGMVTGIVDHTRDAHGVVHARLLDLVPGRSGKAYADWLKERGTGFTAGIKTAALDPFRGYANAIRDELPEAITVLDAFHVVKLGSAMVDEVRRRVQQDTLGHRGRKGDPLYGIRRTLQIGAEHLTDKQAARLDAKLTLGDPDHEVSLAWQCYQKLRNIYHARPEKGRQLVSEVMAQFPTCPIPEVARLGRTLKQWKAAILAYFDTFGASNGPTEAINGVIETTRRIARGFRNFTNYRLRCLLAAGGHRPYRINQTNHA